The region GCATCGCCCAGGACTTCGGCGTCAACGTCTGAGTCGACGCCAGAGCCGCACCCCGCGGCTGAAAAGCCCCCGGCCGGACGCCAGTACGTCAGATCGGCGTCGGGACGGGGGCTTTCGCGTGCCCGCGCATCGCACCCCCGTCCACCCCCGTCCACCCATGCATCGCCCGCGCGTCGCCCGCGCATCGGGACATTCCCAGGCTGCCGAAGACCGCAGGACGCCAAGAACGCCTCCCCTGCGCACACGGGTCCCGGGTGGGAATCCCCTCGTGACACCATCACCCCCGTGCTCGATATCGGCTACGCCCTCTCCAACCGGTTCCCGGACCCCCCGCAGACCGACTACCGCCGCGCGGACGTCCACACACTGCGCCACGACCTGTTCTGCGGAGACGTCTACCTCGCCGACACCAAGGCGGACCGGGAACTGTCCACAGCCTGGGGATGGGTACCGGTCCTCGACTTCGCGTGGGCCCTGTGCGACATCGTGGAGCAGTTGGACCAGGACCCCGCGGGCTCACGCGCCTCCCGCCCCCAGTACGCGGAACTGGACTTCACCGAATCCACCGACCGCATGCTCTTCGAGCGCCGCTTCGGGTGGGTGGACATCGAGTCCGACTGGATGCCGGCGGAGGAACCCGCGCTCACCTTCTCCCACGCGGAACTCCGCAAGGAGGCTCGGGACTTCCTGCACGACGTACTGGCCGACCTGATCGACCTGCACGACGCCCTCGGCGAGAACCCGGCGATCTGGACACTCCAGGCCCGCTTCCCGAGGGTGCGCTGAGCGGGGCCCGCCCACCCCTGGGGAAACACCCCACCTACTCCACCCGCACCCCCAACTCCGCCGCGAACACCCCCGCCAGATCAAGCAACTGCACAGGACTGATCACCGCCCCCGCCAGCCGGTCCACCCCCCGCGCGAACCCCAGCTCCGCAGCCCGCCGAAAGTCCACGTCCCTCAGCCTCGCCTCACTGAAGTCCGCCCCCTTCAGCGCACAGTCCACGAACTCCACCCGCTCCAGCACCGCACCCCCGAAGTCCGGCTCCACCAGCACGCACCCCTCGAAGACGACGTCCTTCAGCTTCGACTTGCGCAGGTTCAGATAGTCGATCTTCCCGCCCCGCACCACCACCCGCTCCAGCACAGCCCCGTGCAGCTGCACCCCGCCCAGCCGGGCATCGACCAGCTCCACATCACGCAGGGTCGACTCGGCGAGGTCCGTGCCGACCCCCCGGATGCCCGTCAGGACCGAGTCGAGCAGCCGGGCGTGGTGCAGCCGGGTCTCGTCCAGCGCGCACCCCGTCAACGCGCAGTCCATGAACCGGGCACCCCCACCGTCCTGCCCGGCGAAGTCGGCCTCCCGGAACTCCAGCCCGTCATAGTCCCCGTCCGGCTCCAGCTCACCGCCCCCGAACGGCTCCAGCACCGGCAACCGCACCTCGGGCCGCCGAGCCTCCTTCATCCCCGAAGCGGAACCCCCCGTACTCCCCGCACCACCCACCACTCGCCTCGCCATGCCCCCATCCTGCACCCCACCACTGACAATCCCCCTGACCTGCGGAACCCCCTCCCCATCCACCCCCATGTCACATTCCGACCCCCTCCATCAGTCGTACTCACGGAAGCAGCGAGGCGCCCACCACAGGGAGACCCCAGACATGCACCCGGCCCGCACCGACAACCGAACCGACAACCGCACGAAAAACCGCACCCACGCCCGCACCCCCCTCACCGTCATCGGCGGCGGCTTCGCCGGCCTGACCGCCGCCATCGCCGCCGCGGAGGCGGGCGCCAAGGTCACCGTGCACGAGGCCCACCACACCCTCGGCGGCCGGGGCCGCACCGCCGAGGAGCCCTACCGTACGAACGAGGGCCCGCACGCCCTCTACAGCGGCGGCCCGCACTGGACCTGGCTCACCCGGCGCGACCTCATCGGCCCACTCGCCCCACTGCCCCCGCTCGAAGCCGCCCGCTTCCACTTCCGCCACCAGGGCGCCCTGCGCCGCACCCCACCCCTCGCCATGCTCAAGCTGCTCCGCCGCAGCGCCCAACACGCGCCCGTGGACGTCGACTTCATGACCTGGGCCACCGAACAGGCAGGCGAAAAAGGCGCCCGGGCAGCCGCGCACTACTCCGCCGTCGCCCTCTTCCACCACGACCCCGGCGCCCTGTCCGCGGCCTTCGTCCAGGAACGGCTACGCCGCGCCGCAGCCCTCCCACCCGAAGCCCACTACCCGCGCGGCGGCTGGGCCAGCGTCATCGACCGGATGGCCGCCCGCGCCTGGAACCTGGGCGTACGGGTGGAGACCCTGTCCCGCGTCGACACGCTCCCCACGGACACACCCGTCATCGTCGCCACCTCCCTCGACGCCGCCCGGCGCCTCCTGAACGACGACACCCTCACCTGGACCGGCGCCCGTACGGCCCTCCTCGACCTCGCCGTACGCACCCGGCGCGGCGACCCCTTCGTCGTCTCCGACCTCGACGCACCCGGCTGGCTGGAACGCTTCACCGCACAGGACCGCACCCTCGCCCCGGCCGGCGAACAGCTCCTCCAGGGCCAGTTCCCGATCGGCCCGGACGCCTCCCGCACCGAGGGCATCGCCCATGCCGAGGAACTCCTCGACCTGGCCTTCGACGGCTGGCGCGAACGCGTCACCTGGCGCCGCGAGGCCACAGCCAACGGCCGCACCGGCGCGGTCGACCTCCCCGGGACAAGCTGGCGCGACCGGCCCGCCATCGAACGCGGCAACGGCGTCTATCTCGCGGGCGACCAGGTAGCGGCCCCCGGCGTCCTCGCCGAGGTCTCGTTCAACAGCGCGCTGAACGCCGTATCACTGGCCCTGGGCAACCGCCGAAACCGCCTCGACCCCCTCGACCTCAAGCAAGCCTGAGGCCGAGAACAGGCATGCGATTGAAGGTGGCCCGAGGTCGCGAAAGTGGACCGCACACAAGGCCACCCACCCCACCATCCGCGCCGCTCAAAACGCCGGACCCTAACCCTCACCGCCCCGGCCTCTCCCTCGTCCCCTTCGCCTTCGCCTTCGCCTTCCACACCCGCGCATCCCGCCCACGCGTCAACGGCCAACACGCGAACCCCACCAGCGCCGCGGTGAAATGCCCCAGATCGGTGAACGTCCGCGACACGACAAGTGGCAACCCGTACACGACAAGAACACCCACCACATACACACACCGCCACCACGGCCGACCGATCCGGTACGTCAGCACGGCCACAACCCCCGCCAGCCCGTAACTCACCCCGAAATCCATCGTGTCCGCCGCCGACGCCGGCGCCGACCCGTCCCGGATCGCCCGCCACACCGCACCCTGACTCACCAACGTCGCCAGCACATGCGCACTCATCCACACCACCAGCCACCGCACGGTCCCCAACCACCGCTCGACCCCTGCGTGAAACACCGAGTACAGAACGAGATACGGAGTCCACCACCCGTCGATCCACATCGCACTGGAGATCAACACACGCACCGGATGGTCCGACAACTCGTTGATGTTCGTCGACCGCTGCCGCAGAAACTCCTCCTGGAACTCCGCCGACATGTGGTGCACAGCCACCGTCGTGACGAACAGGACGAGCAACCACAGGTACGTGCCCGGAGCGCTACGGACGTACGCCCACACCCTGCGCGGGCCCACCGGAAATCGCATGCGCCAATTTACGCACGCACATACAGTCGCCCGGTGATCCGCATCCACGTCCCCGACGAACTGGCCGCCACCCAGCTCAAGTACAACGGGGAGGCAGGACGCGCCTTCATCACCGCACTCCCCACCCGCGCCGCCGACTTCCTCGACCGCTGGAACCTACGCCTCGACGGCCCCTCCATGCACGGCGTGACAGCCCTCGTCCTCCCGGTCCTCCGACCCGACGACACCCCCGCCGTCCTCAAACTCCAGCTCCTGGACGACGAGAGCGAAGGCGAACCGACCGCCCTACGCCACTGGAACGGCAACCACGCCGTACGCCTCCTCGACCACGACCCCACCACCGGAACCATGCTCCTGGAACGCCTCGACCAGACCCGCATGCTGTCCCACCACCCCGACGCCCACGAAGCCACCCTGATCATCGCCGACCTCCTCGCCCACCTCACCGCCGAACCGGCCCCACCCGGCATCCGCCGCCTCGGCGACACAGCGGCAGGAATGCTCACCCAGGCGCCCCTGGCACTCCCCCGCATCCCGGCCCCCGAGACCCGCGCCCTCCTCCAGGACTGCGCCGCAGCCCTCCGCGAAGTCGCCCCCGACCCCGGCGACCGCCTCCTCCACTGGGACCTCCACGACGAGAACGTCCTCGCCACCGACCGCGCCCCCTGGCTCGCCATCGACCCGAAACCCCTCGCCGGGGACCCCGGCTTCGACCTCTGGCCGGCCATCAACAACCGCTTCGACCCCGACGACATCGTCTGGCGCTTCGACGCCCTGACAGCCGCCCTCTCCCTCGACCGGGAACGCGCCCGCGCCTGGACCCTCGCCCGAGTACTCCAGAACGCCCTCTGGACCATCAAGGACAACGCCCCCCTGGACGAACAGGACCTGGAACTCGCCCGCCGACTACGCCAGGCCTGACCCAGAACACCCGGCACCAGCGCCGACTCACACAGCGCGCTCCATACACACCAGCCGCTCCCGCCCGTCCCACGACTCGGTGACGACGAACCCGAACCGCTCGTAGAGCCCAATGGCCCCGGTCCGCCACTCCCACACGGACAACCGCACGCTGCTGACACCCCCATCCGCAGCCCACGCAAGCGCCGCCCCGAGCAGACCGGACGCGACACCCCGCCCCCGGAACTCCGGATCCGTCCAGACCCGCTTGACCTCCGCCCGCCCACCGACAGGCCCGGCCACCACAAGACACCCCACGGCAACGCCCCCACTCAGGGCCACCAGCACGACATCGTCGCGGAAGGCGGCCCGAGGATCCGAGATCTCCGCCCGATAGCGCCCCGGCAACCCGCCCACACCGCCGACGGCCACACCTTTCTCGGCCTCGGTCCGCAGGTGATAGGCCGCCAACAACCGGGCCAGCCCGTCCTCGAAGGATTCGGCGAGTCCGGTGAGCTCGGCAGGCTCGGCGGCCTCGGAGGACCCGACGCCAGTGGACTGCCCCGGCCAACGGACGATCACAACCTCACGCTGCTCAGTCATCCGGCCAGCATCACACAGCCCCGAACACGAAGAAGCCCAGGTCAGCGCGGGGCTGACCTGGGCGGCTGAGCCCCCTATCGGATTCGAACCGATGACCTGCTGTTTACAAGACAGCCGCTCTGGGCCGGACTGAGCTAAGGAGGCACCGCGTACCACAACGCCGTACGCGGAGGCGGCTCCACTGTACACAGAGCGCGACCCCGCGAGCCACGGAGTTCGTGGTCGGCCTCGGTCTCGAAAACCAAACGTAACCATCCGCGCACCCGTTCGTTGATCGCTCTGACGTGCTGTTCCGAAGATCGGATCGTCGGGGAGGGATTCATGGGGGAATCGGGGGAGTCGGCGGAGCAGCCGAGGCCGGAAGCGGTGACGGGCGAGGAGGCCGAGAGGATCAAGCGTGAGGCTCTCGGGATCGGCCACCGACGCAAGCATCACAAGCGGGCGGCGACTCCGTTGAAAGCGCACGTCAAGGAGCCGGATGCGCAGCATCGTCTGTATCGCTTCCGCTTCTATCCGACCGCTGAGCAGGCGGAGCAGTTGGCGAAGACGTTCGGTGCCTGTCGGTGGGTCTACAACGAGGGGCTGGCGTTGCGGTCCGGGGCCTGGGAGCGGCATCGGGTGATTGTGGGGTTCGCGGAGTCGTGTCGGGCGTTGACGGGCTGGAAGCGGGTGCAGGGGACGGCGTGGCTCGGGGAGGTGTCGTCGACGGTGCTTCAGCAGTCGTTGCGGCATCTGGATCAGGCGTTCGGTCGGTTTTTCAAGGGTTCGGGGAAGCATCCGCAGCGGAAGCGGAAGGGGCGTTCGCAGGATTCGGCGACGTATGTACGGACCGGTTTCCGGTGGGTGGAGGATGCGGAGCGGCCGGGTACGGGGCTGATCACTCTGGCGAAGCAG is a window of Streptomyces sp. B21-083 DNA encoding:
- a CDS encoding pentapeptide repeat-containing protein — encoded protein: MKEARRPEVRLPVLEPFGGGELEPDGDYDGLEFREADFAGQDGGGARFMDCALTGCALDETRLHHARLLDSVLTGIRGVGTDLAESTLRDVELVDARLGGVQLHGAVLERVVVRGGKIDYLNLRKSKLKDVVFEGCVLVEPDFGGAVLERVEFVDCALKGADFSEARLRDVDFRRAAELGFARGVDRLAGAVISPVQLLDLAGVFAAELGVRVE
- a CDS encoding NAD(P)-binding protein — protein: MHPARTDNRTDNRTKNRTHARTPLTVIGGGFAGLTAAIAAAEAGAKVTVHEAHHTLGGRGRTAEEPYRTNEGPHALYSGGPHWTWLTRRDLIGPLAPLPPLEAARFHFRHQGALRRTPPLAMLKLLRRSAQHAPVDVDFMTWATEQAGEKGARAAAHYSAVALFHHDPGALSAAFVQERLRRAAALPPEAHYPRGGWASVIDRMAARAWNLGVRVETLSRVDTLPTDTPVIVATSLDAARRLLNDDTLTWTGARTALLDLAVRTRRGDPFVVSDLDAPGWLERFTAQDRTLAPAGEQLLQGQFPIGPDASRTEGIAHAEELLDLAFDGWRERVTWRREATANGRTGAVDLPGTSWRDRPAIERGNGVYLAGDQVAAPGVLAEVSFNSALNAVSLALGNRRNRLDPLDLKQA
- a CDS encoding rhomboid-like protein, whose amino-acid sequence is MRFPVGPRRVWAYVRSAPGTYLWLLVLFVTTVAVHHMSAEFQEEFLRQRSTNINELSDHPVRVLISSAMWIDGWWTPYLVLYSVFHAGVERWLGTVRWLVVWMSAHVLATLVSQGAVWRAIRDGSAPASAADTMDFGVSYGLAGVVAVLTYRIGRPWWRCVYVVGVLVVYGLPLVVSRTFTDLGHFTAALVGFACWPLTRGRDARVWKAKAKAKGTRERPGR
- a CDS encoding aminoglycoside phosphotransferase family protein, which gives rise to MIRIHVPDELAATQLKYNGEAGRAFITALPTRAADFLDRWNLRLDGPSMHGVTALVLPVLRPDDTPAVLKLQLLDDESEGEPTALRHWNGNHAVRLLDHDPTTGTMLLERLDQTRMLSHHPDAHEATLIIADLLAHLTAEPAPPGIRRLGDTAAGMLTQAPLALPRIPAPETRALLQDCAAALREVAPDPGDRLLHWDLHDENVLATDRAPWLAIDPKPLAGDPGFDLWPAINNRFDPDDIVWRFDALTAALSLDRERARAWTLARVLQNALWTIKDNAPLDEQDLELARRLRQA
- a CDS encoding GNAT family N-acetyltransferase, which encodes MTEQREVVIVRWPGQSTGVGSSEAAEPAELTGLAESFEDGLARLLAAYHLRTEAEKGVAVGGVGGLPGRYRAEISDPRAAFRDDVVLVALSGGVAVGCLVVAGPVGGRAEVKRVWTDPEFRGRGVASGLLGAALAWAADGGVSSVRLSVWEWRTGAIGLYERFGFVVTESWDGRERLVCMERAV